The Oryzias melastigma strain HK-1 linkage group LG20, ASM292280v2, whole genome shotgun sequence genome includes the window CACAAAGTCATTACTTCCTTTTAAATGcaaacttttgtgcttcagagGACACCCACGGAAAGAAATTTGTTTCTCTCCCACGCTACAGAATGACGTAGAACACTGTCATGGCAGAGAGCTTTGCATCCTTCTGCTGCAAGGGTtactccttaaaaaaactattttggacaaccctaccctccaaatgcccctacaattagaggggtagggagaagtggTATGGTTACAAAGTCCTTCAAAATGGTTAAAATTGTTGGTAAACCCCAAGAAAAGTCAttcttttgaaatattaaattactttatttatattatttcccttttttaatacTGTACAGTATTGTAGAGTGTCTGGTGATATGGTTTCTGCTCTACTATGGgagattgttttttatgttagatTTAGACTTTTGTGACTATCTAATCTTTAAGCTCAAACCGTGCAGTACTTTTCTTCTGGTCCTTCCCTCATTtcgctactttttttttcttttaaacttcttcACAGCCTTCATTTGCCTTCTGTTTGACTCTTAAGAACTGCAAACTCAAGCTGGAGATGGAGCTTTAGtcagaaggaaaagaaaatatgctGCTGCTGTGGTTTTCGTTTTGTCAGGAATTTGATCTAAGATTCTTCAGTTTGAAGCTCGGTTCCAGTGGAAAGTATTTCTGAGTTAATGCAGactttatgaaaaacaaacagtccaaatattttaaagcGTATTCATGAAGTTAATTTTACTCATTAGGTGAGAGTGACAAGTTACAACTGCTTTTATACATATTATCATAGGCGTTAAAACTGGTTCCTCACTTATCTACAGCAGTGGAGATGCAGGCCATCTGATCCAACCAAGGGGGCCCACAGACAGGCCGTCTGTGTCTATATAAATCACCAGACACAGTCACAGAGGCATTTAGGAATGCAGCAGTCAAAGCATCCTTTAGTAGCAGTGTAAAAGAATGCTGTCTTAACTAAGCCCCTATAAAAAGTCTACCAAAGTTAACCATATTAGCTTCTGTAGAAAGCTTCTTAGTGGTTTCTTAGAGTTTGAGATTTAGGGTAAAAATGTGATACTGTGTGCTTACTTTCCAAAATCCAATGAGATTTGACACAAGTAGTATTTCCAGTCCATCACTTACTACAAGAGCCCTTTGATACAGAATGCTCATTCATTCTCTTAACCCTTTATGCATTGTTCACAATATGGAGCACTTCGTAGGGGATGGGGGAGGACAGCTATTGATGCATTTTGGACTCTACTTCTGTAGTCTGAATTATTTCCCCCTACGTTTTCTCTCACATGTTGCACAAGTAACTACTGGCAGCACAAAAACgtgcaaaaaaaagtatacacATTTGTGGATTTCCCAAAAGAACGTATTGCAACGTAACTCACTGTTGTTGTGATGAAAGTATGTGCACGCCTGCCAACTCTTCTCCCTCTCCACCCACACAAGCGTGCATTTACAGTAGTTAGTGTAAAATAGAATGCAGAAACTGTAGTAGTTTTAGAAACCTAAAAGTTTCAAGCACAAATAGACTTCTTGAGACCCTCTAATAATGACAACATACCCACACTGGTCACTGAAACAAGCACAAACTCACAATCAgactttgctgtttgttgttcaACAAgatcattaaacaaaaaacaaactacaaaaacataattGGACAAATATCACAGTTTTCTGACACTTGAACACATATTTCACTTCAGAATGAACTGATAGTTCATATTTGGACTGATTCAGGACACCCTGAGGCAGATGCATCAAAGCAGCTACAAAAAGTTCCAGTTTTGTCTCGTCTGTTCAAAGGACATTCTCCCAGAAGTTTTGCTGCTTGTCAAATTCCAGGCTAGCTTTATCATGGTTTATTTTCAACAGTCTTACACAAAATCTTCCACGGACTGCCCCTTGCATAGTCCGTAGGACCTACCCTCGCGCAAGTGTTTGCTATGACCTGtagcttgaaaaaaaacaattggacGTGAtcagtttttcttctgctcaCAAAGCAGTCTATGATCTTGCTAATTTGTCTGCACGCCCTATTCAGGTTTGCCCTTTTTTTGCCCAAAGACGGTCAGTTTCTAGCCGTAAAGAGTAGTTGTTACTAAAGCATTAACAGCGTGATCTGACATGAATGTATCTTGACCTAGAAGTCTTTTTAGAGGTTATTCTGGGCTCTTTGGTACCCTTCTTCATATTCCTCTCCTTCAATGTCATTTATTTACCTTCTGTAGCCACTTCCATGTTAGCTTCTGTCCTATAGACCTCAGTGATACCCGTGACACTGATAACAAATTTGCCTTGAGTGAAGATGGGGGCCTCAAAGTCTGCATCTATTAGTAAGTCATGAGCTTGTATTCAGGGTAGCGGAGTGCGTCTATGTAGTCTGACCAGAGAGCCTGTTGTCAGACAAGGAATCGATAAACATGACGGCAGAGAACTTGACTCCAGAGATTAAATTTTATTTAGGGGAAAAGAGGTGGAGCAAATTGATCACGTGTGTTTGGATGGATTCATAAAGCCTTATGAAAATGGACTGATTTAAATGAGCTTATTGTAACATCCCCCCGCCTCTGGATAATTGATTGTCTTTCATTAAAACCGTTGCATTCATAGATTctatctgtcattttttacacTCCTCACAGCTTTTGTTCTCTAAGGGGTCAGACCACAAAGCTTTGATTTTAGATGAAAACATATTGATGTATTGTTTTAGTAAATACTCTAAATTAAAATCCTTCTCTTTGTCTGTTTTCAGATGGACCTGAAGCTAATCTTGATAACTACTTTGTTGGGAATCTTCTGTTACTGTTTTGCTCAGAAAGGTAAGATTCATTGCCTCCCTTAAAACAAGTAGTTTAGATTTTTCAATTACATTTAgttaaattgtgacttttttctgtcagaTTATATAGTAAACTAAGTTTGATGCCTTTTGTTGGTGTTATTCAGATCAATGTTAGCTTCTTCAGACAAAGATGGGTTCTATTCAGatttagctaaacttcactAGAGGACAAAAGAATAGTTCTGAGTCTGTCTTTAGTTTACATCAAGCTGCAGTGATTCAAATGAGCTGAACTTCCCGAAAGGGAAGGAGGAGCCAAGCGACTGACTTTTCTCCTGTTTGTTCCACATGCAGAGGGCAACGAGTGCATCAACGCCAATGCCAAACACTGTGGAGATTGTATCCAGGCTGGAGCCAAATGTGGCTGGTGTAGAGACCCGGTATGTTAACAAAAGTTCACAAACCAGAACACTGCAAAGTTTGCTAACCATTGCTCCATATTAATGTATTTGCTTTAGGCAAAAAGTTTGATCTCCTGCAGGTTTGctcattaatattttaattcagGAGGCAAAAAACAGTTTGTCGACATGTTAGGTTTACAATTGTGTTgtcattaaaaactatttaaattggTCGAAGTTGTGGTCAAAGATATTGTTGTTGTCTTgtggaaagcagaaaaaaattacttttatttacaaacataCAATTTGAAGTTGTAAGCTTGAGTAAAAGTTTAGTTACGTTCAGTTGCATCAATTAAGAGTATTCTGCGTTAAGACCTCATACTAAATCACTTTACTGTGTTAACCCCCAAAAGAAGGAgatgcagctaaaatatcaaCATCTTATTTGAATTCAAATGATTGTTAATGTCTTAAGtgcaaatacattattttaatgtttagaaccttcttgataaaaaatgttacaagagtTAGCAGTTAGCGCAAATTAGGGCTaatcaactacaaaaaaaaatcattggaccttaaactttatattttttatcagttgAAATGGAAATTCATGaactatacatataaaaatgtcaatttctgtGAACGCACAATACGCTGAGCATCAGCAGTACCATACATGACGCAAACCTCCATAGACTGAGTACCATCACTATCACCTTTTTAACTGAACATCACCTTACGTAAACAATCATTGACTAATCGAATAAATAATCACTGACCATTTGAAAATATAATCTTGgctaatcaaaaaaataatcgttgactaatcgaaaaaatattaaatatccGTTGTCTAATCGAAGGAATAATTGGTGACTAATCAAagaaataatcagtgattaatcaaagaaataatcaacgactaattaaaaaaataatctttggcTAATCAAAGAAATAATCTTTGgctaattgaaataaataaataaaagtaaaaataaataaaataattgactAATCAAAAAAGATAATTGTTTACTAATTGACCACTAAAATAATTGTTAGTGACAGCTATAGCACAAACACCGTTATTGTGGCGAGCTCACAAAAGTGATGTTCCTTTGttgtacacacatttttatggaatgttgtgaaaatgtaatatttaaatctaTCTCTTAAGCTGAATGAAATACTATGACTTACAATATGAAGACATTAGGATTTTAGGCGGGGTTAACGAAATTCCACCGtgtcaaggaaatccaaaaatttacttttgcctattcttctaaaaatgacagacTTTTTCGTTGCCTCCAGgcgatcaaaaaaaaaagattactacGGAAATAAAGCCAAAGGAAAGACGCCATTTTGGAAGAAAGTGTTTTACGCATGAAACTGTCACATACTTATCTAACCGAGATAGCAGGAGCAGAGGGGAAGGCTTTAATTCATACTGTTTCAAgtaaacaattgttttaaaagtaaaaaaaaacaagctttagttcatcaaataataaaatatatatatatttttctgaattgGAGTTTGGATGTCttgcttgtgttgtttttcactgctcaattttttcctgaacactccCGTTCATTTGTTGTTCTACTTTTAGAGCTTTTTGAAACAAGGCGAGGCCTTGTCAACCCGCTGTGATGAGTTTCAGTCTCTGTTGAAGAGGGGCTGCCCTCTGGACATGATTGAAGACCCACATGGAGACCACAGAGTCCTCAAGAACAAAACAGTTACCAACCgcaaaaaagttacagattCATCCAGACGAAAGCAGGTGAAGCCGGAGGACATCACTCAGATTCAGCCCCAGAAGCTGGTCCTCACCCTTCGATCTGGTGCGATCCCATCTGACCCACTCTTTCAACAATCTTCTGTGGTTTGTGCTGGTTGATATAATTTTGATATCTTTCTTGCAGGGGAGCCTCAGTCATTTAAACTGAAGTTCAAGCGAGCCGAGGATTACCCCATCGACCTTTATTACCTGATGGATCTGTCCTTTTCCATGGCGGACGATCTGGAAAACGTGAAGAACTTGGGAACCAGTCTCATGTTGGAGATGTCAAAGATCACATCGGACTTCAAGATAGGTGAGGATCTAAAAGGAGCGCATTTCGAAGCGTTGCATTCCCTCGTTTATCACAGGAGCTATGATCTGAGAACAACCTGCAAAGTAAGATTCTAGATGTTTCAAGGCTGTAAAACTCATCACTACACACCttacacacttttctcagacagacatgaacattttcacttttttttctctcttgttggaactctcaaagttcaaacctttggtGAACAGTAACagaaatatagaataaaaacaaccaCCTGCTTGTGATTatagatttatgtagatttgacAAATTGAACACAGTGCACTggtaagaaaaacacacaatggTCGTCAGTGGTGTCTTTCCAGTCTTGTaagaaaagacatttattaattCCATATTAATAACTTCAATTCTGAATCCTTTTTTGCAGGTTTTGGGTCCTTTGTGGAGAAAACCGTCATGCCTTACATCAGCACCACGCCGGCCAAACTGCGGAACCCGTGCACAGGCGACCAGAACTGCACCAGCCCGTTCAGCTACAAGAACGTGCTGAAGCTGACCGAAGACGGCAAGTTGTTCAACACCCTGGTGGGCCAGCAGCACATTTCAGGAAACCTGGACTCTCCAGAAGGAGGCTTCGATGCCATCATGCAGGTGGCTGTGTGTGGGGTAAGCGTGCCGTTGCACCTCCAGAAAAAATTCAGGAATTTTTGCAAACTAAATGTtctctaaaataacatttcaggAGCAGATTGGATGGAGAAACGTGACTCGCCTGCTGGTCTTCTCCACCGACGCCGGCTTTCACTTTGCTGGAGATGGTAAACTGGGGGGCATTGTTCTGCCCAATGATGGAAAATGCCACTTGGAGAACGACGTTTACACCATGAGCCACTACTATGTAAGAGACGGAATGCTGTTGTAATGATGATGTTgaagctcatttaaaaaagcGACTTCTTTCCTCCGTCTGAAGGACTACCCTTCCATTGCACACCTGGTCCAGAAGCTAAGTGACAACAACATCCAGACTATTTTTGCAGTTACTGAGGAGTTCCAGCCCGTTTACCAGGTTGGATTCAATTCAAGTTCAAAGATAAGACTAAACTAAAAGGTAAAACTAAactctttttcttgttttcaggaGCTGAAAAATCTGATCCCCAAGTCTGCAGTCGGTACTTTATCAGCAAACTCCAGCAATGTCATCAACTTGATTATAGATGCTTACAATGTAAGTACTTTTGTCAATTCGATTTTCCAAACTTGGATTCTGGGGATGTAGAACGCATGAGAATCTACAGCATCCAGCTGAGACGTTCTCAAGCTTGGGCTCTCTCCAGCTAAATCTTTGTTTATCAATTGTTGTCAAAGCAAAGCTACCAGATGGCATTCCAGAGCTGGATAAAGCAACTCTGACGCTGTTATCTCTCTCGCTTTTTGGCAGTCTCTGTCATCTGAGGTTATCCTGGAGAACAGCAAGCTTCCAGAGGGCGTGACCATAGCGTACACGTCGCACTGCAAGAACGGAGTGGTCAGCGAGGGGGAAAACGGACGCAAATGCTCCAACATCTCGATAGGAGACGAGGTGAGAAGCAGAACGTGGCTCTGTCATCGTAAACCAACTCCAAACTGAGttcaaactgaggaaaaaaaggaacatttaatGGAACTCCACAGATAAAGGTGACACAAAGGTCTCTTTTTCTGAAGTTGAATCACTGCCCCAAAAGGAAGGATCCTCCTCCAGTAGGGACCTCATCTGGACGTCCGATCCGATTCAgagtcatttgtttttcagtacattttatacttaaaaaaaaaaatgcaagttaaCCCTTTCACACCTAAGCGTCAATATGTCCACCTGGACTTTTCTGCCAATTTTGACAGTTAAAGGGTCAGAGAATGTCCTACCAATGTGTGCTTATTCCCCTTCATTCAGAAGAcattgaattttcaatatttatcatcattttacaatttattccATTTCATAATtgtgtcataaaaatgtaaaatgtaaaaaaaaaaactcaatcaaaaagtgttttttgttgagaaaaactgtaaatgaacatgaaaaaaaggttttgattgtttaaagtttaaatttgtccagaataaaactatttaaaaaaatctgtatctGCAGCTTTCACAAACTGTTAGAATTTTTCGAATAGAGGAAACCGTTCAGGAATTACGGTAATTAAAAGAGCGCTTGTGCAAATGTGTTGCGGGCGACACActctgtgttaaagggttaagattgccccctatttttattttattcacctcattagttcatttaaaatttaaacatagcacttctgtgaagtagctgaAACAATCAAGGAAAACTATTGAAGCTGTCAACTAGAAAAattatttggctaaaaactagtAAACATAAGTGagttaaagaaagtttttaaactcACACTGATCATTTGTGATTCATAtctccattaaaaatgaaataactatGACTTTCTATCAGAATTACAGCATGAATATGATGATGAGTATTCATATCattgtaattatttattcattttggttgttttgaaaagattattgatttaaaaaaaaaaaaattaaccattttttccagaacttggactttgtagacggtcccttagcaGCTCTCTCACTGCAGTCGGAGAGTCGTCCTCATTAAAAAGCCAGATCTTATTCTGTTAAAATGCCTGTGTAAGTCATTATTTCAGCTaagacaaaaaccaaaagagactttctgtcatttttaaatacttattaAGGGTTAATTAGATCGTAAGTCACCAACTGTTGCTGTATTCCgctgttctttctttttacatttcaattCATCAGGAAAAGATCATAAATGActgatcaaaataataataataataaagtaatatAATCTCTGATTGGGACAACACATCTGATACCGATCGAGTCTGAAACAATGTGACCGGGAGTAATTTCTGCTCTGGtaatcggatcgggacatccctatcCTCCTCATATCCTCTCTACAACATGAACAGAACTTGGTGAACATTAGTCCTGAagagaaaaggttttttttttaaatatgaaatagtttaggATAATGTCAGTGCAGCAAATGCAGTCagaagtgtaaagtcatcaatgatttaaaaaaaaaatgtttattttccgGTGCATTTCAgccataaatataaccaacaaaaactaaatctgagCTAACGAAGTGACTcctaccatatattaaaacTACGTGGAATactttaaatctttgaatttgttcaaaaatagaaaatctgctttataatccagtggattaaaGCTTAACGTAGCACTAATTCTGGTTGTGATAACTGACAATACATTTATATTCTGTGataaataaagctcaaaatgAAGTCCAAATTTGTCAGTTTGATGTTGATAAACTACAAgggattgatggagaattacggCTACTGTGGTTAAGATCTTCATTGAATGATTTATAATGTGCTTCGACTGTTTCtcaatgagttgaataaagtttaagttcatttacttttttttaactttacaacttACTTAACTTTCCCTTTACAGTTgctataaacatttttgaaacattttattttaaccaaagagcaaCTTGttgctctggagctgcaggttgcagacctctggtttagcATCATTGTTTCACAGCTACACTGACATCTTTAGATCCGTCTTGTATTCAGGAGGTGGCAACACAACCAAAATCCAGTCATGCACCTTCACCCCCTGTCTGCTCTGAGTCGGGTTTACTTTGTCCTTTCCAGGTCTCTTTTAATATCAGCATCACATCCAAAGGCTGCCCCAAAAAAGGCAAGCCTGAAACCATCAAGATCAAACCTCTGGGGTTTACTGAGGAGGTGGAGATTACCCTCAACTTCATTTGTGAGTGCGACTGCCACAAGGACGGAGAGAAGGACAGCCCCGTGTGCCACTTTGGGAACGGAACATACGAGTGTGGAGCCTGCAAGTAAGCCTGACGCATGACCGGACTCCTTTATTCCAGTCTTCTGGACCTCCTCTGACACACGGGCTCCTCTTCCCCATCAGGTGTAACGAAGGCCGCGTGGGCAAATGGTGCGAATGCAGCAGCAACGACGTGGCCACGGAGGACATGGACCGCACCTGCCGGAAGGACAACAGCACCGACATCTGCAGCAACGTGGGCGAGTGCGTGTGCGGCACCTGCGAGTGCAAGAAGAGGGACAATCCCAATGAGAGGTACAGCGGCCTGTACTGCGAGTGCGACAACTTCAACTGCGACCGCTCCGGGAACCTGCTGTGCGGAGGTGAGCGACGCTCGATTCCGAGCTTCAGACGGAGACGGAGCGACGCCGCTAATGCTGTCCCCGTCTGCGGTTGTCAGGGCACGGAACCTGCGATTGCAGGGTGTGCAAATGTGACCCCATGTGGAGCGGGAGCGCCTGCGAGTGTTCTCTAGACAACCGGACGTGTATGGCCAGCAACAAGCAGCTCTGCAACGGCAGAGGAAACTGTGAGTGCGGCGTGTGTAAATGCACTGACCCCAAATTCCAGGGTCCCACGTGCGAGTCCTGCCCCACCTGTCCCGGAGTCTGCACTGAGCACAAGTAACCTCTGATTTACACGTTCATTCTATTAGAACGCTCTGCAGCTGGAGCGAGTGACGACTAAGaatgttcatgttttctccagggactGCGTGGAATGTCGGGCCTTCGGCACCGGCGAGTTGAAGGACAAATGTCAGGAAATGTGCAGCGAGTTTACCATGGTCAAAGTGAAGGACCGAGACAAGCTGCCCCAGCCCAACGGCGGCTCCTACCCCATCGTGCACTGCAAGGAGCGGGACGCCAACGACTGCTGGTTTTACTACACCTACGCCGTCAACAACAACACAGAGAAAGAGGTTCATGTGGTGGATACTCCAGGTAAGAAGGAACACTTCTTCCACAGGAAGTTGATTATAGAGGTCGGGCTGTAAAAATAGGTTTTTGGTTTCAGAGTGCCCCACCGGTCCTGACATCATCCCCATCGTGGCCGGCGTGGTGGCCGGTATCGTCCTGATCGGTTTGGCCCTGCTGCTCATTTGGAAGCTGCTGATGATCATCCACGACAGGAGGGAGTTCGCCAAAtttgaaaaggagaaaatgaacGCCAAGTGGGACACGGTGAGTGGCTGGAAGCTGCGAGAAAATTTAGCCGAGGTTTGGCAGGAGTTGGGTTGAGGGAGTCAAATGTGGAAACCAGCCGCAGTCCGGCCTTTTAGCTTGGCTGTGAAGGAATGAGCTTGTGGAGCGAAAGAGCTGTTCTTCACAGCAGACGAGGATTTGATATcatgaaaaccttttttgttttaacctttCATAGTTTGCAGTCCTGCAGGCACACAGACAGTTTGAAGCTTTTGAACtgctctaaaaacagaaaaaaaaaagatcggAAGCTGCTGTCtggatcctttttttcttctatgttcTCCCTAAAACCTTCATACGGGGAGTGGCCATGActtcccactccttttttttctgtctccttGTGGCCAACATCAACATGATCTAAAGTTTGAGCTCATCAAAGCAACATATTGTAATAATATCTTGCCATCTAGTGGTAGAAAGTTGTCACAGCCTCTTGGAATATAGATTTAATGAAGCTATTCAAAATATCTATTATACAGAGctctgaacatttaaaaagaaaatttttaaatattctctCAAATgctattttgtggccacaatttagcatgtcattagcattttgtgctaagatataaaatactgatttgtgaCAAAATGGTAATATGTgatcacaaaatacaaatttctgcACACAAAAGCTTATTAAATGCTAGTTTGTGACCACATAAATAGTCATTTCTTTACACTAAACAGTATGTATTTGCACACACATTGCTAATTTGTGTactaaaaatgctaactttcacccataaaatgctaacttttgatcacaaaatagtaatttgtgtcaagaaatattaatttttgcacataaaatgcgaataaaattctaatttgtgcaCAGAACATATTAATTTGTGTACACTAAGCAGTACTTTGTTCAcagaaaaagctagcttatgtgtcttaaatgctaatttatattcataaaataGTAATCTATGCACACTGaatactaatttgtgctcaTAATATGCTAACTTCTGTGCACAAAAGgttaataaaatgctaatttatggccacaaaatactaatttgtgcacataaaatactcatttgtgcacacaaattgcTAATTTGTGTCTATAAAATGGTAACTTCTgcacataaaatgctaataaaattcTAACCTTTGATTacaaaatagtaatttgtgTGCAAGAAATACTAATTTCtgcacataaaatataaatgaaatgcCAATTTGTGCTGACTAAACAGCAAcatgtgcacaaaaatgttagtttatgTCTATAAAATCCTAACTTGTAATCACAAAATAGTTATTTGTGCATGCTTACTAGGGATTTGTGCATAAACAATGCAAAtgtttgcacacaaaatgctgatttatatgcacaaaatgtaaataaaatgctaattttgtgCCCACACAATAGCAATatatgcacacaaaatactaactagAGGGAACAATATACTACCTTTTTATGTCATGTACAAGCCTTCATACTTATACTATAAGCAGGGCAGACTCATTTCCGAATGAATAGCAGAGGTCATTGGAAAGTTCCGGGAAACTCACATCATGATCTTCTCACTGATTTATCTACAAACTCTTCTGATCTCTAACAGAAGGAATATATCGTCAAGGTTTTAGAATATTTGCTCAACCCAAGAAATCAGGTGGaatttctataaaaatgtatctatatcttatttttcaccttttcttctgtttgtctgtcttccttttgttttttcactggACTTAA containing:
- the itgb1a gene encoding integrin beta-1a isoform X2; the encoded protein is MDLKLILITTLLGIFCYCFAQKEGNECINANAKHCGDCIQAGAKCGWCRDPSFLKQGEALSTRCDEFQSLLKRGCPLDMIEDPHGDHRVLKNKTVTNRKKVTDSSRRKQVKPEDITQIQPQKLVLTLRSGEPQSFKLKFKRAEDYPIDLYYLMDLSFSMADDLENVKNLGTSLMLEMSKITSDFKIGFGSFVEKTVMPYISTTPAKLRNPCTGDQNCTSPFSYKNVLKLTEDGKLFNTLVGQQHISGNLDSPEGGFDAIMQVAVCGEQIGWRNVTRLLVFSTDAGFHFAGDGKLGGIVLPNDGKCHLENDVYTMSHYYDYPSIAHLVQKLSDNNIQTIFAVTEEFQPVYQELKNLIPKSAVGTLSANSSNVINLIIDAYNSLSSEVILENSKLPEGVTIAYTSHCKNGVVSEGENGRKCSNISIGDEVSFNISITSKGCPKKGKPETIKIKPLGFTEEVEITLNFICECDCHKDGEKDSPVCHFGNGTYECGACKCNEGRVGKWCECSSNDVATEDMDRTCRKDNSTDICSNVGECVCGTCECKKRDNPNERYSGLYCECDNFNCDRSGNLLCGGHGTCDCRVCKCDPMWSGSACECSLDNRTCMASNKQLCNGRGNCECGVCKCTDPKFQGPTCESCPTCPGVCTEHKDCVECRAFGTGELKDKCQEMCSEFTMVKVKDRDKLPQPNGGSYPIVHCKERDANDCWFYYTYAVNNNTEKEVHVVDTPECPTGPDIIPIVAGVVAGIVLIGLALLLIWKLLMIIHDRREFAKFEKEKMNAKWDTGENPIYKSAVTTVVNPKYEGK
- the itgb1a gene encoding integrin beta-1a isoform X1, translating into MDLKLILITTLLGIFCYCFAQKEGNECINANAKHCGDCIQAGAKCGWCRDPSFLKQGEALSTRCDEFQSLLKRGCPLDMIEDPHGDHRVLKNKTVTNRKKVTDSSRRKQVKPEDITQIQPQKLVLTLRSGEPQSFKLKFKRAEDYPIDLYYLMDLSFSMADDLENVKNLGTSLMLEMSKITSDFKIGFGSFVEKTVMPYISTTPAKLRNPCTGDQNCTSPFSYKNVLKLTEDGKLFNTLVGQQHISGNLDSPEGGFDAIMQVAVCGEQIGWRNVTRLLVFSTDAGFHFAGDGKLGGIVLPNDGKCHLENDVYTMSHYYDYPSIAHLVQKLSDNNIQTIFAVTEEFQPVYQELKNLIPKSAVGTLSANSSNVINLIIDAYNSLSSEVILENSKLPEGVTIAYTSHCKNGVVSEGENGRKCSNISIGDEVSFNISITSKGCPKKGKPETIKIKPLGFTEEVEITLNFICECDCHKDGEKDSPVCHFGNGTYECGACKCNEGRVGKWCECSSNDVATEDMDRTCRKDNSTDICSNVGECVCGTCECKKRDNPNERYSGLYCECDNFNCDRSGNLLCGGHGTCDCRVCKCDPMWSGSACECSLDNRTCMASNKQLCNGRGNCECGVCKCTDPKFQGPTCESCPTCPGVCTEHKDCVECRAFGTGELKDKCQEMCSEFTMVKVKDRDKLPQPNGGSYPIVHCKERDANDCWFYYTYAVNNNTEKEVHVVDTPECPTGPDIIPIVAGVVAGIVLIGLALLLIWKLLMIIHDRREFAKFEKEKMNAKWDTQENPIYKSPINQFQNPNYGRKAPVL